A stretch of DNA from Prosthecobacter debontii:
GAGATGGGAGGGGATGGCTTGAACGCCATTGTAGGCATCTCCGAAAATGAGGTCCCATTTCTGGTCACTGTGCGTGCGCAGGTAGTGGCGGGCGTCGCCCGCGTGGGCTTGCACCTTCGGGTGCTTATCGAGGTTAAAGAAGCGATGACCCACTTCGATGACGGCGGGGTCGAGCTCGGCCACATCTACGGTGGCTTCAGGGAAAGTGCGGGAGACCTCCTCTGGCATGCCAAAGGCCCCAGCTCCGATGAAGAGGGCGCTCTGGAGCGGGCGGTCCTGCAGCATGGCCAGACGCCAGTAGTGCTGGTAGCCGAGGATCAGCTCGCCGGTGTCGGGATTCATGCCGCCTTCATGCGTGGAGTCCAGCTTCAGCAGGCGACGGCGGTGGGGGCTGACCCCTTCGTCCGTGACCTGGATGCGATGGTAGAAGGATTCCTCTTCATAAATCACCCCCTCAGCCGGCACCGGTTTGACCAGAGCGCCGACGAGACCTGCCACGAGTCCCATGGAGACCGCACGGGTCGTGGCGCCCAGACCACGGCCGGTGAGTAGGAAGGCGATGATACCTAGGGCCAGCAGCAGCACGGCGGTGCCGATGAAAATGCTGCGCACGCCAAAGTTGCCCAGAAGGAAGAAACCAGAAAGGAAGGTACCCACGAAGCTGCCGAGGGAGCCCAACATGCTGATGGTGCCCGCCGCGCCGCCGATGTGACTGTCAGAGGTCGTGAGACTGTAAAGCCGCACCGCAGCCGGGGAGACCGCGCCTAACAACGCCCCTGGGAAAGCCAGGAGGAACAGGGAAAACAGCACGGGGCCGTCAATGAGGCCGCTTTTGGCAAACAACGGGCCGAACCAGGTGCTCAGGGCAGGGATGAAAAAGGTGAGCACGGCGACTGCGGCGAGCAGCCAGCCAAGAACATCCAACCCGGCTCGGCGGTCAGCTAAGCGCCCTCCCAGAAAACCCCCGGCACTGAAAGCGATGAGGATGACGCCGATGAGGGCGGTCCAGGTGTAAACGCTGTTGCCGAACAAGGGCGCTAACAGGCGAGCGGCACTAATCTCGATCACCATCATGGAGGCCCCGGAAAAGAAGCAGGCGGCCCCGAGAAAGAGGCGGGTGGAGAGTGTGTGAGAGACTGAACCCGTCGGCACGGGGGCGGCGGAGGCTTTAGAGGCGGGTTTCGACATGAGCAGAGAGGAAAACGCCGCCAGTATTCAGTGCGGGCTGTTTCCCTGGCAAGGCGAGATTGACCGCTGCGGGTGAAACCTCCGTTTCGGGCCGGTTTCAGTCGTTGTAAAACACCAGACTGGCGATCTTCCAACCGCTGGCCGTTTTCACCAGGGTGAAGTAATCCGTGCCCGTGACGGTTTCGCTGCCCTTGGTCAGCTTCCAGCGGACGGCAGCCTGGGCCACCCGGTCATCGCCACTGATTTTCATGTCGGTGGGCACTTCCTTCATCGGAGTCGGGCTGCGTTGGTGCCCCAGGGTCTGCCCATGGATGAAATCGGTGAGCCCCTGGCTGCTGCATTGGCCATCGTGTCCCACAAAGGAAATCCGGGCCGTGGTGTGGAAGCAGTCGGCGTAGCCGGTCATGTCCTGGGCGGACCAGGTGGAAAAGTAGCGCTGGAGGAAAGTCTCGAGTTCGCTTTGGCTGGAGTGCGCGGCTGGACTGCAAGTCACCAGCAGCAGGCAGGTGAAGAGCGTGAAGAAATGGCGCATGAGCGGGCAGTTTTAGGCTTCCGTCGAGCTTTAGGCCTCCGCCTGTTCTTCAGGCACTCCCATCAGCGCCAGCAGGCGGTTCAGGTCCTCGACACCGTAGT
This window harbors:
- a CDS encoding nuclear transport factor 2 family protein, whose translation is MRHFFTLFTCLLLVTCSPAAHSSQSELETFLQRYFSTWSAQDMTGYADCFHTTARISFVGHDGQCSSQGLTDFIHGQTLGHQRSPTPMKEVPTDMKISGDDRVAQAAVRWKLTKGSETVTGTDYFTLVKTASGWKIASLVFYND
- a CDS encoding fused MFS/spermidine synthase, translated to MSKPASKASAAPVPTGSVSHTLSTRLFLGAACFFSGASMMVIEISAARLLAPLFGNSVYTWTALIGVILIAFSAGGFLGGRLADRRAGLDVLGWLLAAVAVLTFFIPALSTWFGPLFAKSGLIDGPVLFSLFLLAFPGALLGAVSPAAVRLYSLTTSDSHIGGAAGTISMLGSLGSFVGTFLSGFFLLGNFGVRSIFIGTAVLLLALGIIAFLLTGRGLGATTRAVSMGLVAGLVGALVKPVPAEGVIYEEESFYHRIQVTDEGVSPHRRRLLKLDSTHEGGMNPDTGELILGYQHYWRLAMLQDRPLQSALFIGAGAFGMPEEVSRTFPEATVDVAELDPAVIEVGHRFFNLDKHPKVQAHAGDARHYLRTHSDQKWDLIFGDAYNGVQAIPSHLATKEFFQLISDRLTPQGVYTMNVISAVQGDRAELLAGMLATLREVFPHLEVFAVQGPRNMNQNVIILASHQDVSRLIEDQSYPSASWQNRLLRTHVPRHYLPQNGVVFTDDFNPVDAIIARGLLR